One region of Chryseobacterium sp. SORGH_AS_0447 genomic DNA includes:
- the rpsB gene encoding 30S ribosomal protein S2: MAKANVKDLLEAGVHFGHMTRKWNPNMAPYIFMEKNGIHIVDLHKTAVKLDEACSALEKLTSAGKKVLFVATKKQAKEVVAKHASELNMPYITERWPGGMLTNFVTIRKAVKKMNSIDKMKKDGTFETLSKKERLQVDRQRANLEKNLGSISDMVRLPSAIFVVDIMREHIAVTEAKKLGIPVFGIVDTNSDPRKVDFVIPGNDDASKSIDMILNIVSDSIKEGQSQRKADKEKSKEEGEVVSADKDADFDAE; this comes from the coding sequence ATGGCAAAAGCAAATGTAAAAGACCTTTTAGAGGCTGGTGTACACTTCGGTCACATGACCAGAAAGTGGAACCCAAATATGGCTCCATACATTTTTATGGAGAAAAACGGTATTCACATTGTAGACTTACATAAAACAGCTGTTAAATTGGATGAAGCGTGCAGCGCTTTAGAAAAATTAACTTCTGCAGGTAAAAAAGTTCTTTTCGTAGCTACTAAAAAGCAGGCGAAAGAAGTAGTGGCAAAACACGCTTCTGAACTGAATATGCCTTATATTACAGAAAGATGGCCTGGTGGTATGTTAACAAACTTTGTTACTATCAGAAAGGCTGTTAAAAAAATGAACTCCATCGACAAAATGAAAAAAGATGGGACGTTCGAAACATTATCTAAAAAAGAAAGATTACAGGTAGACAGACAAAGAGCTAACCTTGAGAAAAACTTAGGTTCTATCTCAGACATGGTTCGTCTTCCTTCTGCAATCTTCGTTGTAGATATCATGAGAGAACACATCGCCGTAACTGAAGCTAAGAAATTAGGTATTCCAGTTTTCGGTATTGTGGATACAAACTCTGACCCAAGAAAAGTAGACTTCGTTATCCCAGGAAACGATGATGCTTCAAAATCTATCGATATGATCTTAAACATCGTTTCAGATTCTATCAAAGAAGGTCAGTCTCAGAGAAAAGCTGATAAAGAAAAATCTAAAGAAGAAGGAGAAGTAGTATCTGCTGATAAAGATGCTGATTTCGATGCTGAATAA
- a CDS encoding DUF6759 domain-containing protein yields MNTKDVKAFLILFAVVALNSCEATHHKTVSTPVRRSAPAISNTGTRTTPANQTEIEYQTLSKTYKSETAAVLTDILNGSADQDKTSVTVENKSRCNMVLTISGNNYFKKVPIAAGKIGAVMVPKNQNYNLSGMVCNAVYQKTKFVSGPHRTAVSN; encoded by the coding sequence ATGAATACCAAAGACGTCAAGGCATTTCTCATCCTCTTTGCTGTGGTAGCGCTTAACAGCTGTGAAGCTACCCATCATAAAACCGTCTCTACCCCTGTAAGGAGATCTGCTCCTGCTATTTCCAATACCGGTACACGGACAACACCGGCCAATCAGACGGAAATAGAATACCAGACATTAAGCAAAACTTACAAATCGGAAACCGCTGCGGTCTTAACGGATATTCTAAACGGATCTGCCGATCAGGATAAGACCTCCGTAACGGTAGAGAACAAATCCCGATGCAATATGGTGCTAACCATCAGCGGAAACAACTATTTTAAGAAAGTTCCGATCGCAGCCGGTAAAATCGGAGCGGTGATGGTCCCTAAAAACCAGAATTATAATCTTTCCGGTATGGTTTGTAATGCAGTCTATCAGAAAACAAAATTCGTATCAGGACCGCACCGTACAGCGGTTTCAAATTGA
- a CDS encoding DUF6759 domain-containing protein: MKKITLIISLCSLLTSCKVNSSESAFQNILESKSIPEIEYFLKTCHPDDPRKSVLKPKLIALKNTEWTKEGKNAHPMEARPVISEIPSHIMNGSNSSEAEEYKRLLASTSKEHQDKTVKLLNAMFNEDITSKEVILLFRNNSDCNLVVRISGKDFYNMAVPAKSENFIVVNKGNYTLASNVCDILYSSKKDLNKSMFLTINNPVRTIK; this comes from the coding sequence ATGAAAAAAATTACTCTGATTATCTCTTTATGCTCTCTCCTCACTTCCTGTAAGGTAAATTCTTCCGAAAGTGCTTTTCAGAATATTCTAGAAAGCAAAAGTATTCCGGAGATAGAATATTTCCTGAAAACCTGCCATCCTGATGATCCGAGAAAAAGTGTTCTGAAGCCGAAACTGATAGCCTTAAAAAATACCGAATGGACTAAAGAAGGAAAGAACGCACATCCTATGGAAGCAAGGCCTGTTATCTCGGAAATTCCCAGTCATATCATGAACGGCTCCAACTCTTCTGAAGCAGAGGAATATAAGCGTCTTCTTGCTTCAACCTCAAAAGAACATCAGGACAAAACGGTGAAACTTCTGAACGCTATGTTTAATGAAGATATCACGAGCAAAGAAGTAATTCTTCTGTTCCGAAATAATTCCGATTGTAATCTCGTTGTAAGAATTAGCGGAAAAGATTTTTATAATATGGCAGTGCCTGCAAAAAGCGAGAATTTTATTGTTGTTAATAAAGGAAATTATACGTTGGCAAGTAATGTCTGTGATATCCTGTACTCTTCCAAAAAGGATTTGAATAAGAGTATGTTCTTAACGATCAATAATCCGGTCAGGACCATTAAATAA
- the trmB gene encoding tRNA (guanosine(46)-N7)-methyltransferase TrmB, whose amino-acid sequence MGKNKLARFAENKTLPNVIQPTREEALNGFDLKGRWRTDFFKNENPIVLELGCGKGEYTVGLAKTFTDKNFIGIDIKGARFWFGAKEAVENGMHNVAFLRTQIELVDYFFGENEVDEIWITFPDPQIKYKRTKHRLTHPDFLNRYKKFLKPGGIIHLKTDSEFLHGYTLGYLQGAGYEILTAHHDIYGAVEYNPDTPHLKDIRTYYEELFSAKGKTITYIKFKIN is encoded by the coding sequence ATGGGTAAAAATAAATTAGCAAGATTCGCAGAAAACAAAACATTACCAAACGTTATCCAGCCGACCAGAGAAGAAGCCTTAAATGGCTTTGATCTTAAAGGCAGGTGGAGAACGGATTTTTTCAAAAATGAAAATCCGATTGTTCTGGAGCTGGGCTGCGGAAAAGGAGAATATACCGTAGGTCTTGCCAAGACATTCACCGATAAGAACTTTATAGGCATAGATATTAAAGGCGCGAGATTCTGGTTCGGGGCAAAAGAAGCCGTGGAAAACGGAATGCATAACGTAGCCTTTCTGAGAACCCAGATCGAGCTTGTTGATTATTTCTTTGGGGAAAACGAAGTGGATGAAATCTGGATTACTTTCCCAGATCCGCAGATCAAATACAAACGTACCAAGCACAGGCTCACCCACCCTGACTTTTTAAACCGTTACAAAAAGTTCCTTAAGCCTGGCGGAATTATTCACCTGAAAACCGATTCGGAATTCCTTCACGGCTATACCTTAGGCTATCTGCAGGGAGCAGGCTATGAAATCCTAACGGCTCATCACGATATTTACGGAGCGGTAGAATACAATCCGGATACCCCTCACCTGAAAGACATCCGAACTTATTACGAAGAACTCTTTTCAGCAAAAGGAAAAACGATTACGTATATTAAATTTAAAATCAACTAA
- a CDS encoding DUF6759 domain-containing protein, with translation MKKLLIFFSAMLFLNLSAQSKGKDYSNILRSKSIYEINAFLRDAHPDDPRRSVLKPRVMEMMKEYIKNAKPGDLKVRQMQDWLAMLKRRPSTKISFDEMNAIIKQKQIAKYQKELQVGQAAIVYTPSNPKNVYVAPAVVATATVSAIPDTEAAEFNMLMSENPAEHKNKTVKILNSLFDNDPNAKECIVMIENKSDCNIIVRIEGIGTTKYRLPVPSHGDNSIVVEKGDYLFTSIVCGAQYASQKTIQKPLMVALGSSLKK, from the coding sequence ATGAAAAAATTACTTATATTTTTCAGTGCCATGCTTTTCCTGAATCTTTCAGCACAGTCGAAAGGAAAAGATTACAGCAATATCTTACGGAGCAAAAGCATCTATGAGATCAATGCCTTTTTACGCGATGCCCACCCGGACGACCCCAGGAGATCCGTACTGAAGCCCCGCGTAATGGAGATGATGAAAGAATACATCAAAAATGCGAAACCCGGAGATCTGAAAGTAAGGCAGATGCAGGACTGGCTGGCCATGCTGAAAAGACGTCCTTCCACAAAGATTTCTTTTGATGAGATGAATGCCATCATCAAGCAGAAGCAAATCGCCAAATACCAGAAAGAGTTGCAGGTCGGTCAGGCCGCAATCGTCTACACCCCCAGCAACCCGAAAAATGTATATGTTGCGCCTGCGGTCGTGGCAACAGCAACCGTTTCAGCTATTCCGGATACCGAAGCGGCAGAATTTAACATGCTGATGTCTGAAAATCCGGCAGAGCACAAAAATAAAACCGTAAAAATCTTAAATTCCCTTTTCGATAATGATCCGAACGCTAAGGAGTGCATCGTCATGATCGAAAATAAATCCGACTGTAATATCATTGTAAGGATCGAAGGAATCGGCACGACCAAATACAGGCTTCCTGTTCCTTCCCATGGCGACAACTCAATTGTTGTAGAAAAAGGAGATTATCTCTTTACAAGTATTGTCTGCGGTGCACAGTATGCGTCTCAAAAAACAATTCAGAAACCTCTGATGGTTGCTTTGGGAAGTTCTCTGAAGAAATAA
- a CDS encoding T9SS type B sorting domain-containing protein, producing MKKILSFLFVFYFFTFTFAQLDREHWFAPMVDRTGNSNPYQKLYLSTNRTTPFPVNIYNNNTIIATVTISKGNPQKVDILRDYIITTQQTDLFTPTTKGIYVKAEFPFYANLRFSVFNHAEIITSKGIPSTGKLFYAANAPITVNNSILNFMTSVLATDDNTTVTISGYKPTVQFSNGTTGTTTPTMTFTLNKGQSYIIDGIGTNTGNFDGFIGAKIVANKNINVTNGNFNGQYAGNFPSSSDILMDQAVPVERLGNEFALVKGNGSIGANMEGALVIATENNTEVRVNNETTPIATLNIGQYFMIPDTKYQLQGNGHYNLYIRTSKNAYIYQVLAGANTAGAEAATGGFNFIPALNCYLPKQINELGFIDENFVYSNGNPSGILNIPTKLNLITERGAVVTVNGTVPPATTGPFDMTGTNNWVTYGIPNITGTITVNSSKAITAGINAGSDAVGYGGFFAGFPTQPVILRSGGNCIPGIVLTVDPIIYDTYQWYVGGVLIPGATGSSITPTQPGYYTCSVTMGSCAPLITEQFKVLNCTRLTNATYGVCTTKTITPAFTNSSQTPVPSTVAILTAPTLGTAAINPATGVITYTVTNPGTTGTDTFSYTFCGNNPDFPDCETVTVTMDIQVLTVNNTTLKACDNGSGQGIFNLTTANVTTNSPVTTTYYTTLLNAQNETTGTAIANPTAYTASNGTIVYAVVKNNIGCKAIAQITLNLYPFANVLSNYTGIFCDDNLDGVVNVTLSDITPIVLSNPSYFTIVKYYGDLTSATSGGTNTLPNNWSYTTTTTIYIRVESPDGCPPVIKPLTFTIGAKIPLLKTTHTVTMCDDDLDGTKSIDLQSFINQFTTDPLVTATFHPTLLDAQNNTAVLSNPMNLTGSTTIYIRFQKSGVCPNVASITVTVKIPKHSTVLVNKIICPSTLTTLDAGPGFDSYHWSTGATTQSISNVSSGAYYVDLTFDGCTYRQTVDVTESTLPVITTIEINGNTVTIGVSGGTPPYEYSLDGTSWQSSNVFNNVPRGNHVVHVRDSNRCEEATRTFVIINLINTITPNLDGYNDVIDYSALMNNENVIFRIFDRYGAEVFRGSSSNKFIWDGRITGRPVNTATYWYFISWTEFGGSTTVKYTSWLLVKNY from the coding sequence ATGAAGAAAATTCTATCCTTTCTATTTGTATTTTATTTTTTCACCTTTACATTTGCTCAGCTGGATAGGGAACATTGGTTCGCCCCGATGGTAGACAGGACGGGAAATTCCAATCCCTATCAGAAATTATACCTTTCCACCAACCGTACAACACCGTTTCCGGTGAACATCTATAACAATAACACAATCATCGCAACGGTTACAATCAGTAAAGGAAATCCTCAGAAAGTAGATATTTTAAGGGATTACATTATTACGACGCAACAGACGGACCTTTTCACACCAACAACAAAAGGAATTTACGTAAAAGCCGAATTCCCTTTTTATGCCAACCTTCGGTTTTCGGTTTTCAATCATGCGGAAATTATTACCTCAAAAGGAATTCCTTCTACCGGAAAACTCTTCTACGCAGCCAATGCGCCGATTACCGTGAACAACTCGATCCTGAATTTCATGACGAGTGTACTCGCTACGGACGACAATACCACAGTTACGATATCAGGATACAAACCTACCGTACAATTTTCAAACGGAACTACCGGAACTACTACTCCGACGATGACTTTCACTTTAAATAAAGGGCAGTCTTATATCATCGATGGGATCGGAACCAATACGGGAAATTTCGACGGCTTTATCGGAGCTAAAATTGTAGCCAATAAAAATATAAATGTTACCAACGGAAACTTTAACGGGCAATATGCCGGAAACTTTCCTTCAAGCTCTGATATTTTGATGGACCAGGCCGTTCCCGTGGAAAGACTGGGAAATGAATTTGCTTTGGTAAAGGGCAACGGAAGTATAGGGGCCAATATGGAAGGCGCTCTTGTAATAGCCACTGAAAACAATACGGAAGTTCGGGTAAACAATGAAACCACTCCTATTGCCACTTTAAATATCGGGCAATATTTCATGATTCCGGATACCAAATACCAGCTTCAGGGGAACGGGCATTACAATCTATATATCAGAACATCTAAAAATGCTTATATCTACCAGGTGCTTGCCGGGGCAAACACTGCCGGAGCTGAAGCAGCTACGGGAGGTTTTAATTTTATTCCCGCGCTCAACTGTTATCTTCCGAAACAGATTAATGAGCTTGGTTTTATCGACGAGAATTTTGTCTATTCCAACGGCAACCCGAGCGGAATTTTAAACATTCCTACCAAACTGAATCTCATTACCGAAAGAGGGGCCGTTGTTACCGTAAACGGAACTGTTCCGCCGGCTACCACAGGTCCTTTCGATATGACAGGAACCAACAACTGGGTGACCTATGGTATTCCCAATATTACCGGAACCATCACCGTTAATTCCTCAAAAGCGATTACGGCAGGAATCAATGCAGGAAGTGACGCCGTGGGTTACGGTGGTTTTTTCGCAGGATTTCCAACACAACCGGTGATCCTGAGATCAGGAGGCAATTGTATCCCCGGAATTGTGCTTACGGTTGACCCAATCATTTATGATACTTACCAATGGTATGTCGGCGGTGTACTGATTCCGGGCGCTACCGGTTCGTCAATTACTCCGACGCAGCCCGGCTATTACACATGTTCCGTTACTATGGGAAGCTGTGCTCCTTTAATCACCGAACAGTTTAAAGTATTAAATTGTACCCGTCTTACCAATGCGACTTATGGCGTATGTACAACAAAAACCATTACACCGGCTTTTACGAATTCGAGCCAGACGCCAGTACCTTCGACAGTAGCCATTCTTACAGCTCCTACATTAGGTACTGCTGCAATCAATCCGGCGACCGGCGTAATCACTTATACAGTAACCAATCCGGGAACTACAGGAACCGATACCTTCAGTTATACCTTCTGCGGAAACAATCCTGATTTTCCCGATTGCGAAACGGTAACAGTAACCATGGACATTCAGGTTCTGACAGTAAATAATACGACGCTCAAAGCCTGTGACAACGGATCCGGGCAGGGGATATTTAATTTAACTACCGCAAACGTGACCACCAATTCTCCGGTTACAACGACCTATTACACCACCCTGCTCAATGCACAGAACGAAACTACCGGAACAGCGATTGCCAATCCTACAGCATATACTGCTTCTAACGGAACCATTGTGTATGCAGTCGTAAAAAATAATATAGGATGTAAAGCTATTGCACAGATTACGCTAAACCTATATCCTTTTGCGAATGTACTTAGTAATTATACAGGAATCTTTTGTGATGACAACTTAGATGGCGTGGTGAATGTTACGCTTTCCGACATCACCCCTATTGTTTTGAGCAATCCTTCTTATTTTACCATTGTAAAATATTATGGGGACCTTACTTCAGCCACTTCGGGAGGTACCAATACCCTTCCCAACAACTGGTCATATACTACCACGACGACGATTTATATCAGAGTGGAATCTCCGGACGGATGTCCACCGGTCATAAAGCCGCTAACGTTTACCATCGGTGCTAAAATTCCTTTGCTGAAAACAACGCATACCGTTACGATGTGCGATGATGATCTGGACGGCACCAAATCGATCGACCTGCAGTCTTTTATCAATCAGTTTACAACAGATCCGCTGGTAACGGCAACCTTTCATCCTACTCTGCTGGACGCACAGAATAATACAGCCGTACTGTCGAATCCTATGAATTTAACCGGCTCAACGACGATCTACATAAGATTCCAAAAGTCCGGTGTATGCCCAAATGTTGCATCAATTACCGTAACGGTTAAAATTCCAAAACATTCGACGGTGCTGGTTAATAAAATTATCTGCCCTAGTACACTGACGACTCTTGATGCTGGACCTGGATTTGACAGCTACCATTGGAGTACAGGTGCCACGACCCAGTCTATTTCCAACGTTTCTTCAGGAGCCTATTATGTAGATCTTACTTTTGATGGATGTACTTACCGGCAGACGGTAGATGTTACCGAATCTACGCTTCCAGTGATTACCACGATTGAGATTAACGGCAACACAGTAACCATCGGAGTAAGCGGCGGTACCCCACCTTATGAGTATTCTCTGGACGGTACAAGCTGGCAAAGCTCCAACGTATTCAATAACGTACCGCGAGGAAATCATGTCGTTCACGTACGTGATTCCAATAGATGCGAAGAGGCAACAAGAACTTTCGTAATCATTAATCTTATTAATACGATTACGCCGAATCTGGATGGCTATAACGATGTGATCGATTATTCCGCTTTAATGAATAACGAAAACGTCATATTCAGGATTTTCGACCGGTATGGTGCCGAAGTTTTTAGGGGTTCCTCTAGCAATAAGTTTATCTGGGACGGGAGAATAACAGGACGCCCTGTCAATACGGCAACTTACTGGTATTTTATCAGCTGGACGGAATTCGGAGGCTCAACGACCGTGAAATATACAAGCTGGCTGCTGGTAAAAAATTATTAA
- a CDS encoding T9SS type B sorting domain-containing protein, which yields MNKILLSLVLILFGINTIFAQRDTDHWFAPMAARSSVLSSPQQALYFSTDSTTPFPVQIFSNNVLIGTVTISKGSPQTFTVPLAAIITSAESDLFTPISKGLYTKGTRPYYATLRFSVTSHGEILTSKGKAGIGTKFYAVVSPIENITTGSASSTLLNFMAGIMATEDNTTVTVSGYSPNTVFTNGWTGVTNPTLTFTLNKGQSYIIEGVGNTAANKKAFLGAKIVANKPVSVTNGNFNGQFAIATGSFYDGSDTVMDQSVPTDRLGNEFVVVKGNGDISKRMEDALIVATEDNTEVYINAGTTPAAVLNEGQSYRVNEVNNTNYINQGNNHYNMYIKTTKNVYVYQLLAGVANSNATIGFNYIPPLNCYLPRKIDEIGMINILPPTTNNVKLNILTEKGAAVTVNGATPTAAQGPYNVTGTNNWVSYSVPNVTGNMTITSTKAVTAGISGGSGVVGYGGYFAGFSSIPVIAKQTGDCIPGLILEVDDGFDSYQWFRNNTAIPGATSNTFTPTLAGNYTVRVVVGTCAPVVTPVFKVYTCLNQTTKALTVCEGFQSVIPSFTNSTQTYVPSTVTIVTPPTNGTVVIDPNGVIIYTPTFGFAGTDTIVYKFCGNDPEFTDCEQVTLTFTVSASPDVNEATLRSCFITATPAKALFDLTTAIVTSTPGITKKYYPSLTDAQNGTNQIQNPTNYIAPNGVVFVRVTNANGCFRVAKITLVVLPPVYSSLLEDKIICMEDTTTLDAGPGFTAYKWNTGATTQSINNVTVGTYWVDLKTGECTARQTVKVYASEQPVISNIDISNNTVTINAAGGTAPYKYSIDNINWQDSNVFTNVARGNHTFYLKDAYDCDPIDVEVTVPNLINIITPNGDGVNDVLDYSALAYKPNFVFNIYDRYGAKMHQGNKTNGYKWDGAIGGKKVPTGNYWFDLSWNEPNSKQTPIKYSGWIVVKNRD from the coding sequence ATGAATAAAATTTTATTATCGCTTGTGTTGATTCTCTTCGGAATTAATACAATTTTTGCGCAAAGGGATACAGATCACTGGTTTGCTCCAATGGCAGCCAGAAGCTCTGTTCTCTCCAGCCCGCAACAAGCTTTATATTTCTCTACGGATTCAACAACACCGTTTCCTGTACAGATATTCAGCAACAATGTTTTGATTGGTACTGTAACGATCAGCAAAGGAAGCCCACAGACATTCACGGTTCCTTTGGCAGCCATCATTACTTCCGCGGAGTCGGATTTGTTTACACCAATCAGTAAAGGATTATATACCAAAGGTACACGTCCTTATTATGCCACACTGCGTTTTTCTGTAACGAGCCATGGAGAAATCCTTACTTCAAAAGGAAAAGCAGGAATCGGGACGAAATTTTATGCTGTGGTATCTCCGATAGAAAATATTACAACAGGATCTGCATCCTCCACGCTTCTTAATTTCATGGCGGGAATCATGGCAACGGAAGACAATACAACCGTTACGGTTTCCGGATATTCTCCTAATACCGTATTTACCAATGGTTGGACAGGGGTTACAAATCCGACATTAACTTTTACTTTAAATAAAGGACAGTCATACATAATAGAAGGGGTAGGAAATACCGCAGCCAATAAAAAAGCATTCCTTGGTGCCAAAATAGTTGCCAACAAACCGGTTTCGGTTACCAACGGAAATTTCAACGGACAGTTCGCCATTGCAACAGGTTCTTTCTATGACGGATCGGATACTGTCATGGACCAGTCCGTGCCTACCGACAGGCTTGGAAATGAATTTGTAGTGGTAAAAGGAAACGGCGACATTAGCAAAAGAATGGAAGATGCCCTGATCGTAGCAACAGAAGACAATACTGAAGTATATATCAATGCAGGGACCACCCCGGCAGCTGTTCTTAATGAAGGACAGAGCTACAGGGTAAATGAAGTAAACAATACCAATTACATTAATCAGGGGAATAATCATTATAATATGTACATTAAGACTACAAAGAATGTATATGTTTATCAGCTACTGGCAGGGGTTGCCAACAGCAATGCAACGATCGGATTTAATTATATTCCGCCATTGAACTGTTATTTACCGAGAAAAATTGATGAAATCGGAATGATTAACATTCTTCCGCCTACGACGAATAACGTAAAATTAAATATTCTTACCGAAAAGGGGGCTGCCGTTACAGTAAATGGAGCTACTCCTACCGCCGCTCAGGGACCCTATAACGTAACGGGAACCAACAACTGGGTTTCCTACTCTGTACCGAATGTTACGGGAAATATGACGATTACTTCAACAAAAGCCGTTACAGCCGGTATTTCCGGAGGTAGTGGTGTTGTAGGATACGGTGGTTATTTTGCAGGCTTCTCCTCGATCCCGGTTATTGCCAAACAGACCGGAGATTGTATTCCGGGTCTGATCCTTGAGGTGGATGACGGGTTTGATTCTTATCAGTGGTTCAGAAATAATACCGCTATTCCGGGAGCAACTTCAAACACATTTACGCCGACGCTGGCAGGAAATTATACAGTGCGCGTTGTCGTAGGAACCTGTGCTCCGGTAGTTACTCCGGTATTTAAAGTATATACCTGTCTTAACCAAACGACAAAAGCATTAACCGTATGCGAAGGATTCCAGAGCGTAATTCCATCGTTTACCAATTCTACCCAGACGTACGTTCCGAGTACCGTAACGATTGTAACACCTCCGACGAACGGTACTGTAGTTATCGATCCTAACGGAGTTATTATCTATACCCCGACTTTCGGATTCGCAGGAACAGATACCATCGTTTACAAATTCTGCGGAAACGACCCGGAATTTACAGATTGTGAACAGGTAACCCTAACGTTTACAGTGTCCGCAAGTCCTGATGTAAATGAGGCGACTTTAAGATCATGCTTTATAACAGCAACTCCGGCAAAGGCGTTATTTGATTTAACAACTGCTATCGTAACAAGTACACCGGGTATTACCAAAAAATATTATCCGTCGCTTACGGATGCGCAAAACGGAACAAATCAGATTCAAAATCCTACAAATTATATCGCTCCCAATGGGGTTGTTTTCGTAAGGGTAACCAATGCGAACGGATGTTTCAGAGTAGCGAAAATTACTTTGGTAGTTCTTCCTCCGGTATATTCAAGCCTTCTTGAAGATAAGATTATCTGTATGGAAGATACGACGACTTTAGATGCGGGCCCAGGATTTACTGCCTATAAATGGAATACCGGGGCAACAACCCAGAGCATCAATAATGTAACCGTAGGAACTTACTGGGTAGATTTGAAAACAGGAGAATGTACAGCCAGACAGACTGTAAAAGTATATGCTTCAGAACAGCCGGTTATTTCAAACATCGACATTTCAAACAATACTGTTACAATAAATGCAGCAGGAGGAACCGCTCCTTACAAATATTCGATCGATAACATCAACTGGCAGGATTCTAATGTATTTACCAATGTTGCCAGAGGAAACCATACATTTTATCTGAAAGATGCTTATGACTGTGATCCTATTGATGTAGAAGTTACGGTACCGAACCTCATCAACATCATCACACCAAACGGAGACGGCGTTAATGACGTACTGGATTACTCCGCACTGGCTTATAAACCGAATTTTGTCTTTAATATTTATGACCGGTATGGAGCAAAAATGCACCAGGGAAATAAAACCAACGGATATAAGTGGGACGGCGCCATTGGAGGTAAAAAAGTACCTACCGGAAACTACTGGTTCGATCTGAGCTGGAACGAGCCGAACAGCAAACAAACACCGATAAAGTATTCGGGATGGATTGTTGTTAAGAACAGAGATTAA